Proteins from one Xenopus tropicalis strain Nigerian chromosome 1, UCB_Xtro_10.0, whole genome shotgun sequence genomic window:
- the LOC116408346 gene encoding serine/threonine-protein kinase N2-like, whose product MHLKESLENQGINLNVAHLFSILRMIPRGSYIESRHLFWFRKYFSKILVFFNFRLIHSIKVTGEDFNFGPVLGKGSYGKVYLAKFAKTDQIVAVKTFKKKEILKDLDCLIPERNILKLAQTEQQPFVVNIFAAFQTEYHACLAMDFAPGGDLNQQLSKRRFSEPTVV is encoded by the exons ATGCACCTCAAAGAATCATTAGAGAATCAAGGTATAAATCTAAATGTGGCTCATTTGTTTTCTATATTGCGTATGATTCCCAGAGGCTCTTATATAGAGAGCAGACATTTATTTTggtttagaaaatatttttctaaaattcttgttttttttaatttcagattaATCCACAGTATTAAAGTTACTGGAGAGGATTTCAACTTTGGTCCTGTGCTGGGAAAAGGATCGTATGGAAAG GTGTATCTGGCCAAATTTGCGAAAACCGACCAAATCGTGGCTGTCAAGACCTTTAAAAAGAAGGAAATTTTGAAGGATCTTGATTG TCTAATTCCAGAAAGGAACATTCTAAAATTGGCACAAACGGAACAACAACCTTTCGTGGTGAACATATTTGCTGCTTTCCAAACCGAATACCATGCCTGCCTGGCTATGGATTTTGCTCCCGGAGGCGATTTGAATCAACAACTGTCGAAGAGAAGATTTTCAGAGCCGACAGTTGTGTAA
- the LOC116408347 gene encoding serine/threonine-protein kinase N1-like: MAPEILQRQGYNRAVDWWAVGVMIYRMLLRKFPFGGILRSTIFGRITHQEPTFPKHLSHNAVDITSNLLDKNPSSRLGSSIRGAEDVKMSPFFKVCLCFRHLKTHCHDKK, encoded by the exons ATGGCTCCAGAAATACTCCAAAGACAGGGCTATAACAGAGCGGTGGACTGGTGGGCTGTAGGAGTCATGATTTACCGTATGCTGCTTCGCAAG TTCCCATTTGGAGGAATATTGCGAAGTACGATATTTGGAAGAATCACCCACCAAGAACCAACATTTCCAAAGCATTTATCTCATAATGCTGTGGACATAACTTCAAAT CTATTGGATAAAAATCCTTCAAGTCGTCTAGGGTCTAGTATAAGAGGTGCTGAGGATGTAAAGATGAGTCCTTTCTTTAAGGTATGTTTATGTTTTAGACATTTAAAAACTCATTGTCATGATAAGAAATAG